The Clostridium botulinum BKT015925 genome includes the window TTAGATAGTAGATTAAATTTAGCAAGGGAATCATTACTTCATAGATATAATGTTCTTAAACATTTAAAAGTCAAGGATTTACCTTTTGTAGCAGGAGAAAAATTAATGAGAGGTTCTGAAAATTTAGGACCAGATGATTCTATAGAACCTATTTTAAAACAAGGAACTTGGGGAATTGGATTTATAGGACTTGCAGAGACATTAATAGCTTTAGTTGGGAAACATCATGGAGAAGATAATGAAACTTATGAATTAGGGGTTAAAATAGTATCTTACATAAGAGAATTTTGTGATAAATATAAAGAAATTGATAAATTAAATTGGTCTTGTTATGCAACACCGGCAGAAGGACTTTCAGGAAAATTTGTAATTCAAGATAAAAATATATTTGGTGAAATAAAAGGAGTTACAGATAAAGAGTATTATACAAATAGTTATCATATTCCAGTTGGATATCAAATATCAATTAAAAGAAAGATAGATTTAGAGGCACCATTCCATAAAATATGTAATGGTGGACATATAACTTATATTGAGATGGATGGATATCCAGATCCAGAGGATGTAAAATCAATAATAGATTATGCTTATAAGAAAACTAATATAAGTTATATAGGAATTAACTTCCACATGAAGTATTGCAGGGAGTGTGGTTCAAAATTAGAATCTTTTGAGAATCATTGTCCTAAATGTGGTAGCATGAATATACAAGGAATATCAAGGGTTACAGGATACCTTTCATTAGATGAAAGATTTGGAGCTGGCAAGGTTGCAGAACGTAAAGATAGACTTTCACATAATGATGAAGTCCATGTAAATACTTATTAATAAATTTGGAGTGATTAAAATGAATCTTCGTGTAGCTGGATTCTTAGATAATACTATGGTTAATGGTAAAGGAATAAGAAGTACATTATTTCTATCAGGATGCCATCATAACTGTAATGAATGTCAAAATAAACATATGCAAGATTTTCACTATGGTGAAGATATTGATATAAAAGATATTCTTAGTAGAATAGAATCTAATATACCGTTAATCAAGGGCGTTACATTTTCAGGTGGAGAGCCTTTGGAACAAAGTAAGGGATTAACTCTTCTTGCAAAAAAAATAAAAGAACAAAATCTTGATATTTGGTGCTATACAGGATATAAATTTGAAGAAATATTAAATCACAAGGATAGAAAAGAATTGTTGAAATATATTGATGTACTTGTAGATGGAAAATTTGAAAAAAAATTAACTGATGGTGCTAAAAAGTATACTGGTTCTAGAAATCAGAGGATTATAGATGTTAAGGAAAGTATTATTAAAAATAAAGTAATAGAAAGAAAATTTTAATATAAAAATACCGCAGATACGTAATTGTGTCTGTGGTATTTTTTATATTAAATATTTGTATTATTTAAAAGGAAATAGTACATTACTATTAGATTTACATTGCCTATTAATGGTTTCTTCAATTATTTTATAGTAGCATGTGCACCAGTCATTTTCTGGTTCTATTTCATAAGCTTTTTTAGCTAGTGGAAAAGCAGATCCATAATCACCTAAATCTAAATAAACTAAAGCCTTGCCGATATATGCCTCACAATTACTTTCGTCAATTTCAATGGCTTTAGAGTAAGTTTTTAAGGCTTCATCATGATCACAAAGTCCAAGTAAAAGTTCCCCTTTTTCACAATAAGCGTTATAAAAATTTTCATTTAAATTAATGCACTTATTATAATATTTAAGAGCTTCTAAAATTTTTCCAAGTTGGTAAAGTATATATGCTTTTTTATAGTAAAGTATATGGTCAGATTTTCTTTGAGACAAAAGTTTATCACAAAATACAAGAGCTTTTTCAAAATCACCAGACATTAGATAAATTTCAATCATATTAAGGTAACCTTTATAAGTGTCATTACTTATTCTAATATATTTTTTTATACATTTTTCAGCTTCTGAAATTTCAAACATTTGCATATAAGCTTCACCTTTAGCCAAATATATTTCTGCATAATCATTGTTAAGTTCTAAAGCTTTATCAAACATTTCAAATGCTTTATGTATTTTATTGTTTTCAAATAATGTTCTTCCTTTGGATATATAACTCATTATATTATGTTCTAATGTCTCATAGGATTTCAGATTTTTTTCCATACACATTCCTCCAAATAATAGTCTTATTAACATTATTGACAAGTTAAACTTTTTTAAACCTTTATGTTTGTACATTTGCTATAATATATATGTATATGTAAATATTATATTTATAATATAATTTAAGAAATTTTATTTGTGAAAGGAGAAGGATATATGAAAATTAATAATTTAGTAGAGAATATGAGGAAAGATATAATAAAATCAACTCAAGAATTAATATCTATAAAAAGTGTTAAAGAGGACCCAAAAGAAAATAAGCCTTTTGGAGAAGGTCCTGCAAAGGCACTTCAATATTGCCTGGACTTATGTAATAAACTTGGATTTAAAACTACAAATTTAGATAATTACATAGGATATGCAGAATATGGTGAAGGGGACGAATATGTAGGGGTTCTAGGACACGTTGATGTAGTTCCAGAAGGAGATGGATGGTTATATCCTCCTTATGGAGCAGAAATACATGATGATAAAATATATGGACGTGGGACTATGGACGATAAAGGACCAATGGTGGCTTGTATATATGGACTTAAGGCAATAATGGATGCGGAAATTAAGCTTTCAAATAAAATAAGAATAATCTTTGGAACTAATGAAGAAAGTGGTTCAGAGGGTGAAATTGAACGTTATTTTAAAAGTGAAAAGGAGCCGATATCAGGATTTACTCCAGATGCTGAATATCCAATTATAAATGGAGAAAAAGGATTAACTACTTTTGATTTAGTAGAAAAATTTAACGATGAAGGTAAAGAAAATAGTATAGTTTTTATAAAAGGTGGTCAAAAAGCTAACATGGTTCCTGACTATTGTGAAGCAGGTATATTAATTAAGGATTCTAATATAATTATAGATGCTGCAAAAAAGTTTATAGATAAAACAGGTTATGATATAAGTGTAGAAACTAAAGATGAAATGGTAATAATAAAATCCAAAGGAGTTGCAGCTCATGGTAGTCTTCCACAGCTTGGGAAAAATGCTATAATGCAATTATTTATGTTTATAAGTGAATTACAATTAGAGGATTGTGATATAGTTAGATTCATAAAATTTATGAATAAGCATATTGGAATGGAAGTGTATGGAGAATCTTTTGGAGTAGGACTTGAAGATGAAGTATCAGGAAAACTTTCTTTTAATGTAGGAGTAATTAACTTAAATCATCATGAAGTAACTATGACATTAAATTTAAGATATCCTGTTACATGTAAATTTGAAGATATGATGAAAGGTTTAAATAAAACATTAAGTAATACAAATATAAAAGTTAAAAATATGCAACATCAAGAACCTTTATATTTCTCAGCAGATAATGAGATAATTACCACTTTGTCAAAGGTTTATGAGGAACAAACAGGTGACAAAACCAAACTTTTATCAATTGGAGGAGGAACTTATGCTAAAGAAATGCCAAATATAGTTGCCTTCGGACCAATATTTCCTGGGGAACCTGACCTAGATCATCAAGCTAATGAATATATAAAGGTTGATGATTTAATTAAAAATGCTAAAATTTATGCCCATGCTATGTATGAACTTGCAAAATAAGAGTTAAACTTAATAATAGATTAGTTGTTTAAAAATATTAGAATATAATCTATTAAAGTATAATTTTATTATATTTTGATAGATTATATTTTAAGAGAATAGGTGGGAAAATATGGGGTTTAAACACACAATAAAAGAGTATGCTAAATTACCAAGAAGTATTATTGCTATATTTTTTGCAAGAATTATAAATAGTTTAGGAGGGTTTGTATTCCCCTTTTTAACAATATATTTAACTGAAAAAATGGGTATGACATCTGATAGAGTTGGAACATTTATGTTGATGGCAGCCGTAGGAATAGCATTAGGTTCATTACTTGGAGGAAAATTGTCTGATATAATAGGCAGAAAGAAGGTTATGCTAATATTTCAAGCAATGTCCGCTATTAGTTTAATTCCTTGTGGATTTTATGAGTATTCCATGATAACTCCGTGGCTTTTAATATTGTCAGGTTTTTTTGGTGGGGCAGTTCAACCTGCAAGCTCGGCGATGGTAGCAGATTTGACTAATACTAAAAATAGACAAGAAGCATTTTCATTATTATATTTAGGTATAAATGTAGGAGTAGCTGTTGGACCATTAATAGCTGGAATTCTATATAAGAAGTATTTAAGATGGATATTTTGGGGAGATGCTATTACTACTTTAACATCTCTATTGTTAATTATATTTTTAGTTCAGGAGACCATTCATACTAATAATGAGGAAGAAGTAAGTAAGAGTAATATTGATGAAAAAACAGAAGAAGGAAATGTATTTATGGTTATATTAAAAAGGCCATACTTATTTATATTTGCGTTAGTATCTCTTATATATTCACTTGTGTATGCTCAAAGTGGATTTATAATTCCTCTTCAAGTAAAAAGGTTATTCCCAGACACGGGAGCAATGTTATATGGCAGTTTAATGTCTGTAAATGCTATTGTAGTTGTAAGTTGTACTTTTATAGTAATACATCTAACAAGAAAGAATACTGCTATTTTCAATATGGTATTGTCCGGAATATTTTATGCTATAGGATTTGGAATGCTTTTTTATGTTAATGAATATAAGTTTTTTATAATATCCACAGTAGTTTGGACTATAGGTGAAATATTAGCACTAACTAATGAAGGCGTATATATAGCTAATCATACCCCTATGTCTCATAGAGGAAGAGTAAATTCAATTATACCATTAATATCCGGAGCTGGATATGCAATTGGCCCAAAGATTATGGGATCTTATATAAAAAATAAAACTATTAATAGTGCTTGGATAGTTGTAGGAATTTTAGCTATAGTATCTGCTATTATGATGTACATATTATATAAATTCGAAGTTAGCGGAAGTAAAAAGTCAAAAAGAGAATATAAATAAAAAAATAAGTTTGTTAAACATATAAAAAATCCTTTGACTTTGGAAAAAAAGGTGTTAGAATGTTAACAAAGTCGGTATTCTTAAAAGAAACTGAACTTAGAATATACTAAAATTCAGTAATCAAGTTTAGTTTGTTCGACTTATATCCTAAGGGGAATAAGAACGGAGGTAAAGGGTTATGGAGAAGAATTTCTCAATGGAAAAAAAAGAAAAAACAAGGAAGATTGCTGTGTTTGCAATGTTTTCAGCAATATCAGTGATTCTTGGATTTACACCACTTGGAATAATACCTATTCCACCTGTGGCGGCTACAATTATTCATGTACCTGTAATAATTACCGCAATACTTGAAGGACCAGTTTTTGGAGTTTTAATGGGAATAGTATTTGGGGTTATAAGTCTTACAACAGCCATTATGAGACCAACAATTATATCTTTTATAGCATATAATCCGGTTGTTTCTGTACTTCCTAGAATTTTTATAGGATTAGTGGCTTATTATACTTATAAAGCTTTGAAAATAAAAAAAGAGAGCGTAAGAATAGGCGTGGCTGCAGCATTAGGTACAATTACAAATACCATTGGATTTTTGGGGATGGGATATTTAATATATGGTGATAAAATAGCATATGCTATAGGGAAAACACCAGAAACTGTAGGTAAATGGGTTTTGGGAATAGGAGCGACTCATTGCGTACCAGAAGTATTAGTTGCTGTACTTATAACTATTCCAATAGTATTTGCTGCAAAAAAAATAAGAAGATAATTTAATATTATATATAAAAGTAGTAGGACCTAGTGGGTTTTACTACTTTAATTTTTAATTTAGGACTATGTTTTATATAAAGCATAGTCTAAATATGCATAGGGGGAATTGTTTATATGGAAAATATAAATATAACAGATATAGAAGGTATAAAAATTGGACATGCACAAAAATTAGATGGACCTACTGGGTGTACAGTGATTTTATGCGAAAAAGGAGCTGTAGGAGGAGTAGATGTAAGGGGGGGAGCACCAGGCACTAGGGAAACAGATCTTTTAAATCCTATGAATATGGTAGATAAGATTCATGCTATTTTACTTACCGGTGGAAGTGCTTTTGGATTAGACGCTGCATCTGGTATTATGGAATATTTAGAGGAAAATAATGTGGGATTCGATGTAGGGGTTACAAAAGTTCCTATTGTTTGTGGAGCTGCACTATTTGATTTAGTTATAGGCAATCATAAAATAAGACCGGATAAAGCTATGGGATATGAGGCATGTTTAAATGCTAATAATAAAAAAGTTATGGAAGGTAATGTAGGGGCAGGAACTGGAGCAACTGTTGGAAAAGTTTTAGGCGGAGAATATGCAATGAAAGGTGGTTTTGGAGCGTATACATTGAAAGTAGGAGAATTAATTGTTGGAGCAGTAGTAGCTGTTAATTGTTTAGGAGATGTAATAGAACCTAAAACAGGAAATATAATTGCAGGGGTTTTAAATGAAAGGAAAGATAGCTTTAGAAATACTGCAAATATAATGATAAGTAAGTATGACAATGATAAAAATTTGTTTAATGGTAACACAACAATTGGAACAATAGTTACAAATGCTAAATTAACTAAAGCAGAAGCAAATAAGGTTGCTTCTATGGCTCATAATGGATATGCTAGATCTATTTATCCAGTACATACCATGTATGATGGAGATACAATTTTTACCATGGCTACGGGAAGTGTTAAGGCAGATGTGAATGTAGTGGGATTGTTAGCTAGTAAGGTTATGGAGAAGGCAATAGTAAGAGCAATAAAGAAAGCAGATTCAATTTATGGATATAAATGCTATAGAGATATTATAAGTAAATAATATTTTGTATTATAGAGTAAAGATAAATTTTACATATCATAGAAAAACATTAAAAAATAAAGCAAATGAAAGTAATAACAGGATAAAGTTAATATATGATTTATTTTGATAAAAATATTTCTTGAAAAAATGTTTTAGATGATATATAGTATAGCTACAGTAATTAATAATTGTTATTAAGAAATAAAAAATATTAAATAGTAAATTGTAAATAAAAGTTTAATTTTAGGAGGAATATGATTATGAAAAAATTTGTTTGTACAGTATGTGGATATATTCATCAAGGAGAAGAAGCACCAGCATTTTGCCCACAATGTAAAGCATCAAAAGATAAATTTGTAGAAAAAAAAGAAGATGAAAATTTAGAATGGGCAGATGAACACAGAGTAGGTATTGCAAAAGATATAGACCCAGAAGTTATAGAAGCTTTAAGAGCTAATTTTACAGGAGAATGTACTGAGGTTGGAATGTATTTAGCTATGAGTAGACAAGCTGATAGAGAAGGATATCCAGAAGTTGCAGAAGCTTATAAGAGAATAGCATGGGAAGAAGCTGAACATGCTGCTAAATTTGCAGAGTTATTAGGAGAAGTTGTAACAGATGATACAAAAACTAACTTAAAAGTTAGAGTTGAAGCTGAACATGGTGCATGTGATGGAAAGAAAAAATTAGCAACATTAGCTAAGGCATTAAATTATGATGCTATTCATGATACTGTTCATGAAATGTGTAAAGATGAAGCAAGACATGGTTCAGCATTTAGAGGACTATTAAATAGATATTTTGGTTAATTTAAATTCATATATGTTAAGTAATATGTTATAAAATAGACACATAAAATCCCTATAAAAAGATGCCTTGAATATAAGGCATCTTTTTTGCAATGAAGAAGTATATAATTATGAGCAATATTAAGATGAGTGTGGTAATGAAGAAGTATTTTAAAATTAATAAAGTAAAATAATAAAATAGGATATTGAATTTAGATTGCAAAAATAATATCATAAAATAAAAGTCAAAGAAAGACAAAGTCAATAGGAGTGATTGTGTGGCTAGATTATCAGATATAATAGAAGAATTTATAAAAAGTATGTTGAATGAAAGTGAAACAAGAGAACTTGAAATAGGTAGAAATGATTTAGCAAATCAATTTAAATGCGCTCCATCACAAATTAGTTATGTATTAACTACTAGATTTTCTACAGACAATGGTTATTATGTTGAAAGTAGAAGAGGTGGTGGTGGATACATAAGAATAAAACGAATGGAGTATGAAACAAATGAAGCTTTAAGGGAGTTATTTGAAGAGAAAATAGGAAACAATATAACATATGATATAGCATATAAAATTATTGAAGGGTTACAAGAGCGAATTATTATAACAGATAGAGAGTCAAAGATAATGAAAGCAGCTATAAATGATAGAAATTTAATTATTCCAGTAGAACAAAGAAATGTAGTTAGAGCGGAAATATTAAAGTCTATGATAAAAATAATTTTGTTATAAAATTCCAAATAAGTGGTAAAATAAAAGATGAGTGGTTTTAAAAGTTAATAAAGCAAGAGGGGTGGTTTAATGCTTTGTGAATTATGTAAACAAAATGAAGCTACTATTCATATAACAAAGATAGTAAATGGTGTTAAAAAAGAAGCTAATATATGTTCTAAGTGTGCAGGAAATAGTGAAGAATTTAATTTAGTTTCAGATATGGATATTATTACTCCATTTTCCTTTCAAAATATTCTAGGGGGATTAATGGATTATGTAAATGATACCTCTAAGAGTAGTAGGATTGCTGAAATAAAGTGTGAAAATTGTGGAGCATCTTATAGAGAGTTTAAAGAAAAAGGACTTTTAGGATGTAGTGAGTGTTATAAATATTTTAGTCCAGCTATTTTATCTGTAGTAAAGGGTGTTCAAGGAAATACAGAACATATCGGGAAAATACCTAAAAGGTCAGGAAAAGATTTAGTTAATAAAAATAAAATATTAAAGTTAAAAGAAGAATTACAAAAAGCAATTGCATTAGAGGAATATGAAAAAGCCGCTGAAATAAGGGATAAAATAAGAGATATAGATAAAGAAAAATAATAAATATATGGGGGTGAGTTTATGCAAAATTGGATAAATGCCAAAAATGAAAATAGTGACATAGTACTAAGTAGTAGAATAAGGCTTGCAAGAAATTTAAAAAAAGTTCCATTCCCAAATAAATTAACAGTAGATGGTGCAAAAGATATAGTTAATAAAGTAGAGGAAGCTTTTTATGAATTTCCGTATTCAAAAGAAGAGTTTCAATCTATACATTTATGGGAAAATCAAAAAGTTTTAAATGAAGTATATTTAGAAAAACATCTAATTAGCAAGGGGCTTATAAAGCATGCTAAAGCATCGGCATTTATAGTTGATAAAAGCGAAACAGCTAGTATTATGATAAATGAAGAAGATCATTTAAGGATACAGACTATAACAGGAGGTCTTGGGTTTAAGGAGGCTTTTGAGTATATAAATAAAACAGATGATTTTTTAGAAGAAAAATTGGATTATGCATTTGATGAAAAATTGGGGTATATTACTTCATGTCCTACAAATATAGGAACTGGCCTTAGAGCTTCAGTAATGATACATTTACCCATTCTTACACTAAATAAAGATATAGTTAGAATTTTAAATGGTATAACTCAAATTGGCATGACTATAAGAGGATTATATGGAGAAGGATCTAGAGCCTACGGTAATTTATATCAAATATCTAATCAAATTACTCTAGGACGTACTGAGGATCAGATATTAAACAACCTAGAAGGCATAGTTAATCAGGTTATAGAGCAAGAACAGCTAGCTAGGGAGATGATGTTAAATAAACATAAATATGAACTAGAAGATAAGATTTTTAGATCTTTAGGGGTGCTTAAAGCAGCTACTATTTTAACTACAAGAGAAGTCTTGGGGTTGATTTCCAATGTAAGACTTGGGGTGGAAATGGGAATAGTTAAAGATATAGACAAAAGTATTTTAAATAATCTTCTTGTAAATATTCAACCATCTACTATTGAATATTTGGCAGAGAAGGAACTTGTGGATATAGAAGAAAGAGCTAAAAGGGCTAAAATTGTAAAAGAAGCATTAAAGAATGTGAAACTATAATATTTAGGGAGGTGTATACATTTTATGATGTTTGGAAGATTTACAGAAAGAGCACAGAAAGTTTTATACTATGCTCAAGAAGCAGCGCAAATTTTTAAACACGGGTATGTTGGTACAGAACATATTTTACTAGGAATTTTAAAAGAAGATGAGGGAATATCAAAGAAACTTCTTAATGAAATGAATGTAAATGAAGAGAGTGTCTCAAAACTTATTGAAGAATATGAAGGTACAGGTGATATAAATCTTAATAAAAATGAGATTCCTTTAACACCAAGAACCAAAAGATTATTAGAACTTAGTTTGCTAGAATCTAGAAAAAATAATCATAATTATATTACTCCAGAACATATATTATTAGCTATGATAAAAGAATCAGAGGGTGTGGCATATGCTATATTAAATAATCTAAATGTTAACTTTGAAAAATTACAAAAAGAACTATTAAAAGATTCAAATCTAAGTAGTGGTAAAATGGTTTCAGAGAAGATGGAGAAAAATATTAGTCATAATACTCCTACTCTTGATAAGTATGGTAGAGATTTAACTAATATGGCTATAGACGGCAAATTAGATCCTGTAATAGGAAGAGATTCAGAAACTGAAAGAGTTCTTGAGATATTATGTAGAAGAATAAAAAATAATCCTTGTTTAATAGGTGATCCTGGAGTTGGTAAAACTGCTATTGCAGAAGGACTTGCACAAAGAATAGTAAGTGGAAATATTCCAGAGATATTAAAAGATAAGAGGGTTGTGACTTTAGATATATCTTCTATGGTAGCAGGTTCTAAGTATAGAGGAGAATTTGAAGATAGAGTTAAAAAGGTTATGGATGAGATATATAAGGATGGAAATGTCATATTGTTTATTGATGAAATACACACAATTGTTGGAGCTGGTGGAGCAGAAGGTGCAATAGATGCATCTAATATACTTAAACCAGCTCTTGCAAGAGGAGAACTTCAGTGTATAGGAGCCACAACTATAGATGAATATAGAAAATATATAGAAAAAGATTCAGCTCTTGAAAGAAGATTTCAACCTGTTAATGTTGGAGAGCCAACTAAAGAAGAGTCTATACAAATATTAAAAGGACTTCGTGATAAATATGAAGCACATCATGGAGTGAAAATAACAGATGAGGCAATACAGGCAGCTGTTGAACTATCTGATAGATATATAACTGATAGATATCTTCCAGATAAAGCTATAGATTTAATAGATGAGGCTGGGGCTAAAGTAAGAATTAAAAATCTAACAGCACCACCAGATTTAAAAGGATTAGAAGAAGAACTTGAGAAGGTTGGAAAAGAAAAAGAAGATGCTATTACAGTACAAGACTTTGAAAAGGCAGCTTCCTTAAGAGATAC containing:
- the nrdG gene encoding anaerobic ribonucleoside-triphosphate reductase activating protein — encoded protein: MNLRVAGFLDNTMVNGKGIRSTLFLSGCHHNCNECQNKHMQDFHYGEDIDIKDILSRIESNIPLIKGVTFSGGEPLEQSKGLTLLAKKIKEQNLDIWCYTGYKFEEILNHKDRKELLKYIDVLVDGKFEKKLTDGAKKYTGSRNQRIIDVKESIIKNKVIERKF
- a CDS encoding tetratricopeptide repeat protein: MEKNLKSYETLEHNIMSYISKGRTLFENNKIHKAFEMFDKALELNNDYAEIYLAKGEAYMQMFEISEAEKCIKKYIRISNDTYKGYLNMIEIYLMSGDFEKALVFCDKLLSQRKSDHILYYKKAYILYQLGKILEALKYYNKCINLNENFYNAYCEKGELLLGLCDHDEALKTYSKAIEIDESNCEAYIGKALVYLDLGDYGSAFPLAKKAYEIEPENDWCTCYYKIIEETINRQCKSNSNVLFPFK
- the pepV gene encoding dipeptidase PepV, with the translated sequence MKINNLVENMRKDIIKSTQELISIKSVKEDPKENKPFGEGPAKALQYCLDLCNKLGFKTTNLDNYIGYAEYGEGDEYVGVLGHVDVVPEGDGWLYPPYGAEIHDDKIYGRGTMDDKGPMVACIYGLKAIMDAEIKLSNKIRIIFGTNEESGSEGEIERYFKSEKEPISGFTPDAEYPIINGEKGLTTFDLVEKFNDEGKENSIVFIKGGQKANMVPDYCEAGILIKDSNIIIDAAKKFIDKTGYDISVETKDEMVIIKSKGVAAHGSLPQLGKNAIMQLFMFISELQLEDCDIVRFIKFMNKHIGMEVYGESFGVGLEDEVSGKLSFNVGVINLNHHEVTMTLNLRYPVTCKFEDMMKGLNKTLSNTNIKVKNMQHQEPLYFSADNEIITTLSKVYEEQTGDKTKLLSIGGGTYAKEMPNIVAFGPIFPGEPDLDHQANEYIKVDDLIKNAKIYAHAMYELAK
- a CDS encoding MDR family MFS transporter; the encoded protein is MGFKHTIKEYAKLPRSIIAIFFARIINSLGGFVFPFLTIYLTEKMGMTSDRVGTFMLMAAVGIALGSLLGGKLSDIIGRKKVMLIFQAMSAISLIPCGFYEYSMITPWLLILSGFFGGAVQPASSAMVADLTNTKNRQEAFSLLYLGINVGVAVGPLIAGILYKKYLRWIFWGDAITTLTSLLLIIFLVQETIHTNNEEEVSKSNIDEKTEEGNVFMVILKRPYLFIFALVSLIYSLVYAQSGFIIPLQVKRLFPDTGAMLYGSLMSVNAIVVVSCTFIVIHLTRKNTAIFNMVLSGIFYAIGFGMLFYVNEYKFFIISTVVWTIGEILALTNEGVYIANHTPMSHRGRVNSIIPLISGAGYAIGPKIMGSYIKNKTINSAWIVVGILAIVSAIMMYILYKFEVSGSKKSKREYK
- a CDS encoding ECF transporter S component — its product is MEKNFSMEKKEKTRKIAVFAMFSAISVILGFTPLGIIPIPPVAATIIHVPVIITAILEGPVFGVLMGIVFGVISLTTAIMRPTIISFIAYNPVVSVLPRIFIGLVAYYTYKALKIKKESVRIGVAAALGTITNTIGFLGMGYLIYGDKIAYAIGKTPETVGKWVLGIGATHCVPEVLVAVLITIPIVFAAKKIRR
- a CDS encoding P1 family peptidase, giving the protein MENINITDIEGIKIGHAQKLDGPTGCTVILCEKGAVGGVDVRGGAPGTRETDLLNPMNMVDKIHAILLTGGSAFGLDAASGIMEYLEENNVGFDVGVTKVPIVCGAALFDLVIGNHKIRPDKAMGYEACLNANNKKVMEGNVGAGTGATVGKVLGGEYAMKGGFGAYTLKVGELIVGAVVAVNCLGDVIEPKTGNIIAGVLNERKDSFRNTANIMISKYDNDKNLFNGNTTIGTIVTNAKLTKAEANKVASMAHNGYARSIYPVHTMYDGDTIFTMATGSVKADVNVVGLLASKVMEKAIVRAIKKADSIYGYKCYRDIISK
- a CDS encoding NADH peroxidase: MKKFVCTVCGYIHQGEEAPAFCPQCKASKDKFVEKKEDENLEWADEHRVGIAKDIDPEVIEALRANFTGECTEVGMYLAMSRQADREGYPEVAEAYKRIAWEEAEHAAKFAELLGEVVTDDTKTNLKVRVEAEHGACDGKKKLATLAKALNYDAIHDTVHEMCKDEARHGSAFRGLLNRYFG
- a CDS encoding CtsR family transcriptional regulator, producing the protein MARLSDIIEEFIKSMLNESETRELEIGRNDLANQFKCAPSQISYVLTTRFSTDNGYYVESRRGGGGYIRIKRMEYETNEALRELFEEKIGNNITYDIAYKIIEGLQERIIITDRESKIMKAAINDRNLIIPVEQRNVVRAEILKSMIKIILL
- a CDS encoding UvrB/UvrC motif-containing protein; the encoded protein is MLCELCKQNEATIHITKIVNGVKKEANICSKCAGNSEEFNLVSDMDIITPFSFQNILGGLMDYVNDTSKSSRIAEIKCENCGASYREFKEKGLLGCSECYKYFSPAILSVVKGVQGNTEHIGKIPKRSGKDLVNKNKILKLKEELQKAIALEEYEKAAEIRDKIRDIDKEK
- a CDS encoding protein arginine kinase, which gives rise to MQNWINAKNENSDIVLSSRIRLARNLKKVPFPNKLTVDGAKDIVNKVEEAFYEFPYSKEEFQSIHLWENQKVLNEVYLEKHLISKGLIKHAKASAFIVDKSETASIMINEEDHLRIQTITGGLGFKEAFEYINKTDDFLEEKLDYAFDEKLGYITSCPTNIGTGLRASVMIHLPILTLNKDIVRILNGITQIGMTIRGLYGEGSRAYGNLYQISNQITLGRTEDQILNNLEGIVNQVIEQEQLAREMMLNKHKYELEDKIFRSLGVLKAATILTTREVLGLISNVRLGVEMGIVKDIDKSILNNLLVNIQPSTIEYLAEKELVDIEERAKRAKIVKEALKNVKL
- a CDS encoding ATP-dependent Clp protease ATP-binding subunit, whose product is MMFGRFTERAQKVLYYAQEAAQIFKHGYVGTEHILLGILKEDEGISKKLLNEMNVNEESVSKLIEEYEGTGDINLNKNEIPLTPRTKRLLELSLLESRKNNHNYITPEHILLAMIKESEGVAYAILNNLNVNFEKLQKELLKDSNLSSGKMVSEKMEKNISHNTPTLDKYGRDLTNMAIDGKLDPVIGRDSETERVLEILCRRIKNNPCLIGDPGVGKTAIAEGLAQRIVSGNIPEILKDKRVVTLDISSMVAGSKYRGEFEDRVKKVMDEIYKDGNVILFIDEIHTIVGAGGAEGAIDASNILKPALARGELQCIGATTIDEYRKYIEKDSALERRFQPVNVGEPTKEESIQILKGLRDKYEAHHGVKITDEAIQAAVELSDRYITDRYLPDKAIDLIDEAGAKVRIKNLTAPPDLKGLEEELEKVGKEKEDAITVQDFEKAASLRDTEKELKDKLKDFKNNWKKKSQVATQIVSKEQIAQVVSTWSNVPIEKLTEKEADRLLKLEEILHKRVIGQNEAVKSIAKAVRRARVGLKDPKRPIGSFIFLGPTGVGKTELSKALAEAMFGDENNMIRVDMSEYMEKHAVSRLVGSPPGYVGHDEGGQLTEKVRRNPYSVVLFDEIEKAHPEVFNILLQILEDGRLTDSKGKTVDFRNTIIILTSNVGASTINKQNTLGFSNSEDEAEDEYERMKDNVMVELKRSFRPEFLNRIDDIIVFHTLNQEDLKEIVKLMLEEVSGRLKNREVYIEFDEKAEKLLSSKGFDSAYGARPLRRTITKTVEDKLSEEILKGIIKKGDHVKATVKDDELVFEMKN